From a single bacterium genomic region:
- a CDS encoding endo-1,4-beta-xylanase, with translation MNSIRNRSSMSLLSMLVLFIMTSGTALAQLVTNGGFESSNPGVVDAAGIKGWLIQVASGITPPPIFEITSDTVKQGNRALKVVIQAVGTNQWDIQAVADSIPAKKGTTYNFSVWARSKKNGAKVNFTVGNYSYSEYGAIRPATLGTLWKEYTMRFTVSDDQAYIRAPIHFSYSGDIGNVIYIDNLRITDVNAPKLPVIVEAESGKIGSFFSKTQDGAVTYITTTQNYTGLASPADTNRIATYQVAFQDSGYYNLFVRLRVGAGGYDDDSFFYGRGFGVKGDTASADWIFINGLAGAGFANAADYVDGPGALGTQIWKWVNVTKNLYQGASPEKSFYVAPDSLDKIFQIASREDGLQIDKIAFGKAQYFYTVDALNNGLPGSTAKTPPDSSKYFQGPPLAAGADKFLGNAYGDVPDDLFAKYWTQLSPGNAGKWGSVAGTQDTTKWNWTGLDRAYNYAINNNMLFKEHTLIWGAQQPSWISALDSAQQIKYIETWFRMLAKRYPKIDMIDVVNEPLNDHNPPDGSGNPARANYKKALGGNGSTGWDWVINAFALARLYFPKSQLILNDFGIINDDAATTTYLKIINLLKQRGLIDGIGVQGHRFELESASTTTLTNNLNRLAATGLPIYITELDLGNLSNYGTPNDTQQLDLFKKIFPVLWEHPGVKGITLWGYLEGQMWQTTCYLVRADGTWRPAMQWLAQYIKDYKTLVERNEPEQPGIFRLEQNYPNPFNPTTRIRFDIDAPAKVVLKIYDLLGRETATLVNENLNAGGHEAVWDGKSGAGAPVPSGTYLYRLVAGDRTVTRKLVLLR, from the coding sequence ATGAATTCTATTCGCAATCGATCGTCCATGAGTCTCCTTAGTATGCTCGTGTTGTTCATCATGACTTCGGGCACTGCGCTGGCTCAGCTGGTGACCAACGGCGGATTTGAGAGTTCCAATCCGGGCGTGGTCGATGCGGCCGGCATCAAGGGCTGGCTGATTCAGGTAGCGAGCGGCATCACACCACCACCGATCTTCGAAATCACCAGTGATACGGTCAAACAGGGCAACCGGGCGTTAAAAGTTGTGATCCAAGCCGTCGGAACCAATCAATGGGATATTCAGGCGGTGGCCGACAGTATTCCCGCGAAAAAGGGCACGACCTATAATTTTTCGGTTTGGGCCAGATCGAAAAAGAACGGCGCGAAGGTCAATTTTACAGTAGGCAATTACTCTTACTCGGAATACGGCGCTATCCGTCCTGCCACACTCGGCACGCTATGGAAAGAGTATACCATGCGGTTTACGGTAAGTGACGACCAGGCCTATATCCGGGCACCGATTCATTTCAGTTATTCCGGCGATATCGGCAATGTCATTTACATAGATAATCTAAGAATAACGGATGTGAACGCTCCCAAACTGCCGGTGATAGTCGAAGCCGAATCCGGTAAGATCGGCAGTTTCTTTTCCAAAACACAGGACGGCGCTGTCACCTATATCACTACGACCCAAAACTATACCGGGCTTGCCAGTCCTGCTGACACGAACCGGATAGCCACCTACCAGGTCGCTTTTCAGGATTCGGGCTATTACAATCTGTTTGTTCGCCTGCGCGTGGGCGCCGGCGGCTATGACGATGACAGCTTTTTCTACGGTAGAGGTTTTGGTGTAAAAGGCGATACCGCCAGTGCAGATTGGATTTTCATCAACGGACTGGCCGGTGCCGGATTTGCCAATGCGGCCGATTATGTGGATGGTCCCGGAGCGCTGGGGACACAAATCTGGAAATGGGTGAACGTTACCAAGAATTTGTACCAGGGCGCTTCACCGGAAAAATCATTCTATGTCGCTCCGGACAGCCTGGATAAAATATTTCAAATCGCCAGTCGCGAAGACGGATTGCAGATCGACAAGATCGCCTTTGGTAAAGCGCAATATTTTTATACCGTTGATGCTCTGAATAATGGGTTGCCCGGCTCTACCGCAAAAACACCGCCTGATTCCAGCAAATATTTTCAAGGTCCGCCTTTGGCCGCCGGAGCCGATAAATTTTTGGGCAACGCCTACGGTGATGTACCTGATGACTTGTTTGCAAAATACTGGACACAGCTATCGCCCGGAAACGCCGGCAAGTGGGGATCGGTCGCAGGCACGCAGGATACCACAAAATGGAATTGGACTGGATTGGACAGAGCCTATAATTACGCGATAAATAACAACATGCTATTTAAGGAGCATACCTTGATCTGGGGCGCTCAGCAACCTTCCTGGATTTCCGCTTTGGACTCTGCCCAGCAGATCAAATATATTGAAACCTGGTTCAGAATGCTGGCTAAAAGATATCCCAAAATTGATATGATCGATGTAGTCAATGAACCCTTGAACGACCACAATCCGCCGGATGGGAGCGGAAACCCGGCGCGCGCCAATTATAAAAAAGCTCTGGGCGGTAATGGCAGCACCGGCTGGGACTGGGTCATCAACGCCTTTGCGTTAGCCAGACTGTATTTCCCGAAGTCGCAACTCATTTTGAATGATTTTGGCATTATCAATGACGATGCCGCGACCACCACCTACCTGAAAATCATCAACCTGTTGAAGCAGAGAGGATTGATCGACGGTATCGGCGTTCAAGGGCATCGCTTTGAACTCGAATCGGCCAGCACAACCACCTTGACGAATAATCTCAACAGGCTTGCCGCAACCGGACTGCCGATCTACATCACTGAATTGGACCTGGGCAATCTCAGCAATTACGGCACTCCCAATGACACTCAACAATTGGATCTGTTTAAAAAAATCTTCCCGGTCCTGTGGGAACATCCTGGGGTGAAAGGCATAACCCTTTGGGGATATCTCGAAGGGCAGATGTGGCAAACCACCTGTTACCTGGTGCGCGCAGACGGAACCTGGAGGCCCGCCATGCAATGGCTGGCTCAGTATATCAAAGACTACAAGACTCTTGTCGAGCGGAACGAACCGGAACAACCGGGAATTTTCAGATTGGAGCAAAATTATCCCAATCCCTTCAATCCTACGACCAGAATCAGGTTCGATATTGATGCACCTGCAAAAGTAGTCCTCAAAATTTACGATCTGCTTGGCCGGGAAACTGCCACTTTGGTAAACGAAAACCTGAACGCCGGAGGCCACGAAGCAGTCTGGGATGGAAAAAGCGGCGCCGGCGCTCCGGTTCCCAGCGGCACCTATTTATACCGACTCGTAGCCGGCGATCGGACGGTGACTCGAAAATTAGTGCTGCTGCGTTAG
- a CDS encoding alpha/beta hydrolase-fold protein, whose product MKRLLGAILIFFAYPLMANSQSIIKHAPSGFDDLRADIAHGKIDTVYYHSKTVGTKRKALVYTPPNYVKKVQYPVLFLLHGIGGDEKEWLNGGQPQVILDNLYAEKKIAPMIVVMPNGRAMKDDRAVGNIMDPEKVQAFAAFEQDLLSDLIPFIQKRYPVLADREHRAIAGLSMGGGQALNFGLGHLDTFAWIGGFSAAPNTKSPELLVPDPEEAKKKIKLLWISCGDSDGLILFSRRTHDYLQAKDVPHIFYIEPGVHDFKVWKNDLYMFSQLLFKPVDASRFNKYSVLGVPAASNVRRAQYPQILPDSRAIFRLKAPQAQNVQLDLVKKYDMVKDTSGVWEVTTDSLSEGFHYYSILIDGVAVADPASETFYGMGRMASGIEVPFKGDDYYAIKDVPHGEIRKKRYFSTVFYRWRQFYIYTPPGYDANLHEKYPVLYILHGGGEDERGWATQGKTDLILDNLIAANKAKPMLVVMPDGNVDISGFDENTFKIFSAELKQCIIPFIEKNYRAETDAKNRALAGLSMGGLQTLYAGINNTDLFSWLGVFSSGWIIPMQNSLADAQYEFMAKNVDRINTNLNLFWISMGGKEDIAYNNCRKMLERFDEMKIKYVYSEYPGGHTWPVWRHNLYDMAPLLFR is encoded by the coding sequence ATGAAACGATTACTTGGGGCCATTTTAATTTTCTTTGCCTACCCTCTTATGGCCAATTCACAAAGCATCATCAAACATGCGCCATCCGGTTTTGACGATTTACGCGCGGATATTGCCCATGGCAAAATCGACACCGTCTATTACCACTCAAAAACAGTCGGCACCAAACGCAAAGCGCTGGTCTATACGCCGCCCAATTATGTCAAGAAGGTCCAATACCCGGTGCTCTTCCTTCTGCACGGCATCGGCGGTGATGAAAAAGAGTGGCTCAATGGTGGTCAGCCGCAGGTGATTCTGGATAATCTCTATGCTGAAAAGAAAATCGCGCCCATGATTGTCGTCATGCCCAACGGCCGGGCCATGAAGGACGATCGTGCTGTCGGTAACATCATGGATCCAGAAAAGGTGCAAGCGTTCGCCGCTTTTGAACAGGATCTACTATCTGATTTGATCCCATTCATCCAGAAAAGGTATCCGGTGCTTGCCGATCGCGAGCACCGCGCCATTGCCGGTCTGTCCATGGGCGGCGGACAGGCATTGAATTTCGGCCTGGGCCATCTGGATACATTTGCCTGGATTGGCGGTTTTTCAGCGGCGCCGAACACCAAGAGTCCTGAATTGCTGGTACCGGATCCGGAAGAGGCTAAAAAGAAAATAAAGCTGTTGTGGATTTCCTGCGGCGATAGTGATGGTCTGATCCTGTTCAGTCGGCGCACGCACGATTATCTGCAAGCCAAAGATGTTCCTCATATTTTTTATATCGAACCGGGCGTGCACGACTTTAAGGTCTGGAAAAACGACCTGTATATGTTTTCCCAGCTTTTATTCAAACCAGTGGACGCGTCCCGATTCAACAAGTACAGCGTCTTGGGCGTTCCTGCCGCCAGCAACGTCCGCAGAGCCCAATATCCGCAAATCCTGCCGGACAGCCGGGCCATATTTCGACTCAAAGCGCCGCAGGCGCAAAATGTCCAACTCGATCTGGTCAAGAAATACGACATGGTAAAAGATACGTCCGGAGTCTGGGAGGTCACCACCGATTCGTTGAGCGAAGGTTTTCATTATTATTCCATCCTGATTGACGGCGTGGCGGTCGCTGATCCGGCCAGCGAAACGTTCTATGGCATGGGACGCATGGCCAGCGGCATCGAAGTGCCGTTCAAAGGCGACGACTATTACGCGATAAAAGACGTCCCGCATGGAGAGATCAGAAAAAAGCGCTATTTTTCGACGGTGTTCTACCGATGGCGGCAATTTTATATTTATACGCCTCCCGGCTATGACGCCAATCTCCATGAAAAATACCCGGTGCTGTATATATTGCACGGCGGTGGTGAAGACGAACGCGGCTGGGCCACCCAGGGTAAAACCGATTTGATTCTGGATAATCTTATCGCCGCCAATAAGGCCAAGCCCATGCTGGTTGTCATGCCGGATGGAAATGTGGATATATCCGGCTTTGACGAAAATACCTTTAAAATATTTTCGGCAGAACTGAAACAGTGTATTATTCCGTTTATTGAAAAGAATTATCGTGCGGAGACCGATGCCAAAAATCGGGCGCTGGCCGGTTTATCGATGGGCGGGCTGCAAACCCTATATGCCGGCATTAATAACACCGATCTATTCTCCTGGTTGGGCGTATTCAGCTCCGGCTGGATCATACCCATGCAGAATAGTCTGGCGGATGCGCAATACGAGTTTATGGCAAAAAATGTCGATCGCATCAACACCAACCTGAACCTTTTCTGGATCTCGATGGGCGGCAAGGAAGATATCGCCTACAACAACTGCCGGAAAATGCTGGAAAGATTCGACGAGATGAAGATAAAGTATGTCTATAGTGAATATCCCGGAGGCCACACGTGGCCGGTATGGAGGCACAATCTGTATGATATGGCCCCTTTGCTGTTCAGATGA
- a CDS encoding alpha/beta hydrolase: MKSGLITFIWILALSFPAGAQEIIDLYPGAVPNTKASAVTETGNDQPAGIISGVTKPTLEIYLPDKDKATGAAVIICPGGGYQVIVYQSEGVKTAIEFAKNGVAAFVLKYRIPDDATMQDKKIGPLQDAQQAIKLVRENAAKWGIEQVGIMGFSAGGHLASTAATHFDRVVINNDAKVNLRPDFMILVYPVISMQDSLTHLDSRKNLLGDNPSPEIIGQFSNELQVNENTPPAYITHAGDDQLVDVDNSIVFYEKLRHCRVPAELHIYPHGGHGFVLFQQPADWMPSIFKWMKNSKLWR, translated from the coding sequence ATGAAATCAGGTTTAATTACATTTATTTGGATATTGGCGCTTTCCTTCCCAGCCGGCGCACAGGAAATAATCGACCTGTATCCGGGCGCTGTTCCTAATACAAAGGCGTCTGCTGTCACGGAAACCGGAAACGATCAGCCTGCAGGCATCATTTCCGGCGTGACCAAGCCGACCCTGGAAATCTATCTGCCGGATAAAGACAAGGCGACCGGCGCCGCGGTCATCATCTGTCCAGGCGGGGGTTACCAGGTGATTGTCTACCAGTCGGAAGGCGTCAAAACGGCGATAGAATTCGCAAAGAACGGAGTGGCTGCTTTTGTGCTAAAATACCGGATTCCGGATGATGCCACCATGCAGGATAAAAAAATTGGTCCTTTGCAGGATGCTCAACAAGCCATTAAGCTGGTGCGAGAAAATGCTGCAAAATGGGGAATTGAACAAGTCGGGATTATGGGCTTTTCCGCGGGCGGACATCTGGCCTCCACGGCCGCCACGCATTTTGACCGGGTCGTTATCAACAATGATGCCAAAGTGAATCTGCGGCCGGATTTTATGATACTCGTCTATCCGGTGATCAGTATGCAGGACAGTCTTACCCATCTTGATTCGAGAAAAAATTTGCTAGGCGACAATCCATCCCCGGAAATCATCGGGCAATTCTCCAATGAATTGCAGGTCAATGAGAACACCCCGCCTGCCTATATTACCCATGCAGGAGATGACCAATTGGTCGATGTAGACAACAGCATCGTTTTTTATGAAAAGTTGCGGCACTGCCGCGTTCCAGCCGAACTGCATATTTATCCCCATGGCGGTCACGGTTTTGTCCTGTTTCAGCAGCCTGCGGATTGGATGCCGTCCATATTCAAATGGATGAAAAATTCAAAATTGTGGAGATGA
- a CDS encoding DUF1593 domain-containing protein, whose protein sequence is MFLLLFLPALYGQANQKCRAIILTDIEADPDDTQSMIRLLLYSNEIEIKGLIATTSIHQRSNVYPESIRRLIRAYAKVQANLLRHAAGYPEADSLLQLVKQGLPVYGLQGVGVGQDSPGSDWIIKELDENDQRPLWVCVWGGPNTLAQALYKIEKNRSKNEVKRLLAQLRVYTISDQDDSGLWIRKNFPDLFYIVSPGGYENSTWGAIHQFVQGINNQTVSNSWLAHNIQQGHGPLGALYPDVGYGMEGDTPSFLSLIPNGLNVPERPDWGGWGGRYERYIPGYASFNFGFTGGVPIEPESREIWSNAIDKYEPYQISEYGRAVQKDTVTFTGNRVTLWRWRDDIQNDFAARMDWCIKSYPMANHPPVPVLAHPEQITVQSGSGFWLDAGGTHDPDGDNLSYLWFHYPEPGSFKKEIKIASAENLYRVFLLAPEVDKTEIAHFILRVTDKGDPPLSRYKRVLVTIEPKSR, encoded by the coding sequence ATGTTTCTGTTGCTCTTTTTACCCGCACTCTACGGCCAGGCGAATCAAAAATGCCGGGCTATCATATTGACGGACATTGAAGCAGATCCTGACGACACGCAATCCATGATCCGGTTGCTTTTATATTCAAATGAAATCGAGATAAAGGGATTGATCGCCACTACTTCGATTCACCAGAGAAGCAATGTCTATCCTGAATCGATTCGCCGACTGATTCGCGCCTACGCCAAAGTGCAGGCCAATCTGCTTAGGCATGCAGCGGGTTATCCTGAGGCTGATTCATTGTTGCAGCTGGTCAAACAAGGTTTGCCGGTCTATGGCCTGCAAGGCGTTGGCGTTGGGCAAGATTCGCCGGGTTCTGATTGGATCATCAAGGAACTCGATGAAAACGACCAACGACCGTTATGGGTGTGCGTGTGGGGTGGGCCCAATACGCTGGCTCAGGCGCTTTACAAGATTGAAAAAAACAGATCAAAAAACGAGGTGAAACGTCTGCTCGCCCAACTTCGGGTTTACACTATCTCGGATCAGGATGACAGCGGTCTGTGGATAAGGAAAAATTTTCCGGATCTGTTCTATATTGTAAGTCCCGGTGGCTATGAAAATTCGACCTGGGGCGCTATTCATCAATTCGTACAGGGCATCAATAACCAGACTGTCAGCAACAGCTGGCTGGCGCACAACATTCAACAAGGTCACGGCCCACTCGGCGCGCTCTATCCCGATGTCGGCTATGGCATGGAAGGCGATACACCGTCCTTTTTGTCTTTAATTCCCAATGGATTGAATGTGCCGGAGCGTCCTGACTGGGGCGGATGGGGCGGGCGTTATGAAAGATACATACCCGGGTATGCGTCGTTTAACTTTGGATTTACCGGCGGCGTACCCATCGAGCCCGAATCCCGGGAAATCTGGAGCAATGCGATTGATAAATACGAACCCTATCAGATATCTGAATATGGCCGAGCTGTTCAAAAGGACACGGTTACATTCACCGGTAATCGAGTGACCTTGTGGCGCTGGAGAGATGATATTCAAAATGATTTTGCCGCGCGCATGGACTGGTGTATCAAATCCTATCCTATGGCGAATCATCCACCGGTCCCGGTCTTGGCGCATCCAGAACAAATAACGGTTCAATCCGGTTCAGGATTTTGGCTGGATGCCGGTGGTACGCATGATCCGGACGGCGACAACCTGAGCTATCTTTGGTTTCATTACCCGGAACCTGGTTCATTCAAAAAAGAAATTAAAATCGCCTCGGCGGAGAATTTATACAGAGTGTTTTTGCTGGCGCCGGAAGTCGATAAAACCGAAATTGCTCATTTCATACTGCGCGTTACCGATAAAGGTGATCCGCCGCTGTCACGCTACAAACGGGTGCTGGTAACCATTGAACCGAAATCAAGGTAA
- a CDS encoding alpha-N-arabinofuranosidase, which yields MKNIRYLTVALFLCLPIVLWGQPVVNKLVVHAELAQDTISKYIYGQFSEHLGHCIYGGIWVGEASTIPNTRGIRNDVVAALKNIKVPAIRWPGGCFADEYHWRDGIGPRADRPKIVNTNWGGVTEDNSFGTHEFMDLCEQLNCEPVICGNIGSGTVQEMSEWVQYLTSDGDNPMTALRKQNGREKPWKVKFWCVGNETFGCGGIMSADFYANELARYSFFLKNYGSNSLYKISSGGLPEDYDWTETIMKKWQTTDGWLQGFLGGYSLHFYTVNDWNKKGSATNFGEADWFATLSRTLHMEELVQRHAAVMDKYDPQKRIGLVVDEWGNWFDVEPGTNPGFLFQQNTLRDAMVAAVNLNIFHNHCDRVKMSSIAQMVNVLQAMILTRGSEMVLTPTYYVFKMYTVHQDAVRLPIDLQSAAYTSGTNSIPALSASASRDQAGKIHLSLANLDPTNSQKLRCELQGKTGTKVTGEIITAAKMNDYNDFGKPETVNIKPFTGAQVQNGILTVNLPAKSIITLEIN from the coding sequence ATGAAAAACATAAGGTATTTAACTGTTGCTCTGTTTTTGTGCCTGCCGATTGTGCTCTGGGGACAGCCGGTGGTCAACAAGCTAGTGGTGCATGCCGAATTGGCGCAGGATACCATCAGCAAGTATATCTATGGGCAATTCTCAGAACACCTCGGACACTGCATATACGGTGGTATTTGGGTGGGGGAAGCCAGCACCATTCCCAATACCCGCGGTATACGCAATGACGTGGTCGCTGCCTTGAAGAACATCAAGGTCCCGGCGATTCGCTGGCCGGGAGGCTGTTTTGCAGATGAATATCATTGGCGCGACGGTATCGGTCCGCGAGCGGATCGTCCCAAGATCGTCAATACGAATTGGGGAGGAGTAACGGAAGACAACAGCTTTGGCACGCACGAATTCATGGACCTGTGCGAGCAGCTCAACTGCGAGCCCGTCATTTGCGGAAACATCGGCAGTGGCACGGTTCAAGAGATGTCGGAATGGGTGCAGTATCTTACCTCCGATGGCGACAATCCAATGACAGCGCTGCGCAAACAGAACGGCCGGGAAAAACCCTGGAAAGTAAAATTCTGGTGCGTGGGCAATGAGACCTTTGGCTGCGGCGGCATCATGTCCGCAGACTTTTATGCCAATGAACTGGCGCGTTACTCCTTTTTCCTCAAAAACTATGGCAGCAATTCGCTCTACAAGATATCTTCCGGCGGTTTGCCTGAGGATTATGACTGGACCGAAACGATCATGAAAAAATGGCAGACCACCGATGGCTGGCTACAGGGCTTTCTGGGCGGATATTCTCTGCATTTCTACACGGTGAACGATTGGAACAAGAAGGGATCAGCGACGAACTTTGGCGAGGCGGATTGGTTCGCCACGCTGTCGCGCACCTTGCACATGGAAGAACTGGTGCAAAGACATGCTGCGGTCATGGACAAGTACGATCCGCAGAAAAGAATCGGCCTCGTCGTCGATGAATGGGGCAACTGGTTCGACGTGGAACCTGGAACAAATCCCGGCTTTTTATTTCAGCAAAACACACTTCGCGATGCCATGGTGGCAGCCGTCAACCTGAATATTTTCCACAATCATTGTGACCGGGTCAAGATGTCCAGCATTGCACAAATGGTCAATGTGCTGCAAGCGATGATTCTCACCCGGGGAAGCGAGATGGTGCTGACACCGACCTACTATGTATTCAAGATGTACACGGTACATCAGGATGCAGTGCGGCTGCCGATCGATCTGCAAAGCGCCGCATATACATCCGGAACGAATTCGATACCAGCGTTAAGTGCATCCGCTTCACGGGACCAGGCCGGAAAAATTCACCTCTCACTGGCCAATCTTGATCCGACCAATAGCCAGAAGCTTCGTTGCGAGTTGCAGGGCAAGACAGGCACCAAGGTCACCGGTGAAATCATCACCGCCGCGAAAATGAATGACTATAATGATTTCGGCAAACCGGAAACCGTGAATATCAAGCCGTTCACAGGCGCGCAAGTGCAAAACGGCATTCTGACGGTCAACCTGCCGGCCAAATCGATCATAACACTGGAAATCAATTAA
- a CDS encoding glycoside hydrolase family 3 C-terminal domain-containing protein, giving the protein MNRGTVQHLIVTILFSLLLSSSLPGQTSVIDAGRHQIINWEKTHTAQLSGKVSSGKTKVEWRCPQNADVVFEDAENPVTRVTFPRPGYYHLILSGEDSLRSSVVVNVFQPNAYQDRVADLIGLMTVDEKIRQLTNETDAIPRLAVPKYNYWSEALHGVLASGATSFPQAVAMGATWDPDAVYRVGVAIGDEARVINATSGKGLTYWSPTINIARDPRWGRNEESYSEDPYLLSRMGVAFIKGMQGNDPYYLKTVSTPKHFMANNEEARRHTGSSDVDMRCMFEYYLPAFKQAIVEGKAYSIMGAYNEINHVPCNANTFLLTDLLRRNWGFDGFVVSDCGAVNDMVFGHRFFKTGAEAAARSIQAGCDLDCGWEYRQFLPEALKTGLLEVKDLDRALARVFAARFRLGEFDPPEAVPYRSIPKERLDCQEHRALALEAAQKSIVLLKNEGVLPLKKEKSKSIAVIGPNAAELQLGIYSGWPNIQISPLAGIKSKAAALGLQVEYAMGCVIMPGLLRPIEPQFFTRVEGTNKTGMKGEYYANMDLSGKPVITRIDSMINFNFGTSAPAPGLPEDRFSIRWKGKIIPSEPIHHLGVSTDDGSRLYLDGKLLINDWMDHSEQPSSVAVDLQPGREYEVVLEQYDNGLGACARLTWDLGQKEYKDAKEAAARNDVVILVLGTSPGMAREELDRSEIELPQIQRDLIQEVAAVNPNVVIVLVNGGPVALAGTEAKAKAIVEAWYGGEYSGQAIADVLFGDVNPGGKLPQTFYASTLQLPPMSDYDLIHNPRTYMYFNQPVLFPFGHGLSYTQFTYSNLTFTSDRITKEGEVELSCTVQNTGRVKGDEVVQIYAHPMAASIKTPIRQLKRFQRISLAPGENRTLSFKIPAAEFSFYDTASNDFKTESGPWEVLVGSSSQDIRLKKSIIIE; this is encoded by the coding sequence ATGAATCGAGGAACCGTGCAGCACTTAATCGTCACGATATTATTTTCTCTGCTCCTGTCTTCGTCATTGCCTGGTCAAACCAGTGTCATCGACGCCGGCCGTCATCAGATTATTAATTGGGAAAAGACGCACACGGCCCAACTTTCGGGCAAGGTATCATCAGGCAAAACTAAAGTGGAATGGCGATGCCCGCAGAATGCCGATGTCGTTTTTGAAGACGCAGAAAATCCGGTCACTCGGGTGACGTTCCCGCGACCCGGATATTATCACCTCATTCTTTCCGGCGAGGACTCGCTCCGGAGTTCGGTCGTTGTCAATGTATTCCAACCGAACGCTTACCAAGATCGTGTGGCTGATTTGATCGGTTTAATGACCGTGGATGAAAAAATCCGGCAGTTGACCAACGAAACGGACGCCATTCCCCGATTAGCCGTGCCAAAATATAACTATTGGAGTGAGGCACTGCATGGTGTATTGGCCAGCGGTGCGACGTCCTTCCCACAAGCAGTGGCCATGGGCGCCACCTGGGATCCGGACGCCGTCTACCGGGTCGGCGTTGCCATAGGGGATGAGGCGCGCGTCATAAACGCGACCTCCGGCAAGGGATTGACCTATTGGAGTCCTACGATCAACATTGCGCGGGATCCGCGTTGGGGGCGGAATGAAGAGTCGTACAGCGAGGACCCGTATCTTTTATCCCGCATGGGCGTCGCTTTTATCAAAGGCATGCAGGGAAACGATCCGTATTATTTGAAAACGGTTTCCACTCCGAAGCACTTCATGGCCAACAACGAAGAAGCGCGCCGTCACACCGGTTCCTCCGATGTCGATATGCGCTGCATGTTTGAATACTATTTGCCGGCCTTTAAGCAGGCGATCGTGGAAGGGAAAGCCTATTCCATTATGGGCGCCTATAATGAAATCAATCATGTACCCTGTAATGCGAACACCTTCTTGCTGACCGATCTGTTAAGACGGAATTGGGGATTCGACGGTTTTGTGGTTTCCGATTGCGGCGCCGTCAATGACATGGTCTTCGGACATCGTTTCTTCAAAACCGGAGCAGAGGCCGCGGCGAGAAGCATTCAAGCCGGATGCGACCTGGATTGCGGATGGGAGTATCGCCAATTCCTGCCGGAAGCGCTTAAAACTGGATTGTTGGAGGTTAAAGATCTCGATCGTGCGTTGGCAAGAGTATTCGCCGCCCGTTTCCGTCTCGGTGAGTTCGACCCGCCGGAAGCCGTGCCTTACCGTTCGATCCCCAAAGAGCGGCTTGACTGCCAAGAGCATCGTGCATTGGCGCTTGAAGCTGCGCAGAAATCCATCGTACTGCTCAAGAATGAGGGCGTATTACCGTTAAAAAAGGAAAAGAGCAAGTCCATTGCCGTTATTGGTCCAAATGCAGCGGAACTCCAACTCGGCATCTACAGCGGCTGGCCGAATATTCAGATCAGTCCACTGGCCGGCATAAAGTCCAAAGCCGCTGCTCTGGGTCTGCAGGTTGAGTATGCGATGGGCTGCGTCATTATGCCCGGATTGCTGCGTCCCATTGAGCCGCAGTTCTTCACTCGCGTGGAGGGCACGAATAAAACCGGAATGAAGGGAGAATACTATGCCAATATGGATCTCTCGGGAAAACCGGTTATTACGCGCATCGACTCCATGATCAATTTTAATTTCGGCACCAGCGCTCCCGCTCCCGGTCTGCCGGAAGATCGTTTCTCCATTCGCTGGAAGGGAAAAATAATCCCGTCTGAACCCATTCATCATCTCGGCGTCAGTACGGATGACGGCAGTCGTCTGTACCTGGATGGCAAGCTGTTGATCAACGACTGGATGGATCACTCTGAACAGCCGAGCAGTGTGGCCGTGGATTTGCAGCCGGGCCGGGAATATGAAGTCGTGTTAGAACAATATGACAATGGTCTGGGCGCCTGTGCCAGACTGACATGGGATCTTGGGCAAAAAGAGTACAAAGATGCCAAGGAAGCAGCTGCGCGAAATGATGTGGTCATCCTTGTGCTCGGCACGTCGCCGGGCATGGCTCGCGAGGAACTGGACCGCAGCGAGATCGAGTTGCCGCAAATACAGAGAGACCTTATCCAGGAAGTTGCCGCCGTTAATCCAAATGTGGTAATAGTGCTGGTAAACGGCGGTCCGGTCGCTCTGGCCGGAACGGAAGCCAAAGCCAAGGCCATCGTGGAAGCCTGGTATGGCGGCGAATACAGCGGCCAGGCGATTGCCGATGTCCTGTTCGGCGATGTCAATCCGGGCGGCAAACTGCCGCAAACATTTTATGCCTCGACACTGCAGCTGCCGCCGATGTCGGATTATGATCTGATTCATAATCCGCGCACCTATATGTATTTCAACCAGCCGGTTCTCTTTCCGTTCGGGCATGGCCTCTCCTATACCCAATTTACCTACAGCAATTTGACGTTCACCTCTGATCGGATTACAAAAGAGGGCGAAGTAGAACTTAGCTGTACGGTGCAAAACACCGGTCGTGTGAAAGGTGATGAAGTGGTGCAAATTTATGCTCATCCCATGGCTGCGAGCATCAAAACGCCGATCAGGCAATTGAAACGGTTTCAAAGAATCAGTCTGGCCCCCGGCGAGAACCGAACGCTTTCATTCAAGATACCGGCGGCAGAATTTTCTTTTTACGATACCGCCAGCAACGATTTTAAAACGGAATCTGGACCTTGGGAGGTACTCGTCGGGAGTTCGTCGCAAGATATCCGTTTAAAAAAATCCATCATCATCGAGTGA